Genomic window (Roseivirga sp. 4D4):
TTTGGATATCATTGCTAAGAATATCGAAGAGGTAGGCAAGGCTTTAAATCAAAATGCCATTATAGATAGAGAGACCCTTTTCCTTAGAGGAGGAAACTCGGACTATATATTGAATGATGACTTTAACTTGATTCACTCGGTGTTTCCGAACAGTAAAGTGGACACTATTGATGGAGCTGGTCATTGGCTGCATGCCGAAAACCCCAGTGATTTTTACAAAAAAGTGATCGAATTTTTGTCTTAAATGAGTGCAGGAAAAGTCTATATCATTCCAAATATCATTTCTGATGGTACTCAGGAAGAGGTTATTCCGAATCAAGTTAGGAGAGCCATCTTGGATTGCGATTTATTTTTGGTAGAGAATATTAGAACTGCTAGAAGGTACATCAGCTCCTTAAAACTGGGTTTATTCATCGAAGATTTAAAGTTCGAATTACTTGATAAGAACACCTCTTTCGAAGACTGTATTGATCTTTTGCAACCGATTCTTGAAGGGAAAAGTGCGGGAATAATCTCTGAGTCAGGCTGCCCTGGCATTGCCGATCCAGGGGCCAGATTGGTTCATATGGCACATCAATTCGGTATAGAATGCCAACCTATAGTAGGCCCCTCGTCAATTCTATTAGCACTTATGGCGAGTGGTTTCAATGGGCAGTCTTTTGCTTTTCATGGCTATCTGCCCATTGATAAAAAAGAACGCCAGCAAAAGATCCGAGCCTTAGAGAAAGAATCTAAGGAAAAAGATCAGACGCAAATATTCATGGATACGCCTTACCGAAATGAGCAACTACTAGGGGATATTTTAAAAGTAGCACGGAAAGATACATTTCTCTGTGTAGCACGTGATGTTACAGGGCAAAAAGAGGTGGTAATGACCAAGTCAGTAATCAAGTGGAAACTTGGTGAAATCGCATTAAACAAAATCCCAACCATCTTCTTGATTTATGCCAATTAGCCCGAAGTAAAATAAGTTTTCTTTATTCCAGTCATACTTCTATTTTTGTGCCCTCAAACATTTGAAGTATGCCTTATTTATTTACATCAGAATCTGTTTCTGAAGGACATCCAGATAAAGTAGCTGATCAGATATCAGATGCACTCATTGATAATTTCTTAGCATTTGACGCTGAGTCAAAAGTGGCTTGTGAAACACTTGTGACCACTGGTCAGGTAATCTTAGCCGGTGAGGTTAAGTCGAACACCTATCTAGATGTTCAGAGAATTGCCAGGGAAACTATCCAGCATATTGGGTATACTAAGGCGGAATATCAATTCGATAGTAAATCGTGTGGTGTGCTTTCCGCTATTCACGAGCAATCAGACGATATCAATAGAGGGGTTGACAGAGCATCAAAGGAAGAACAAGGAGCAGGTGATCAAGGCATGATGTTTGGCTATGCCTCAAAAGAGACTGAGAATTATATGCCATTGGCGCTTGATCTTTCTCATAAGATTCTTCAAGTCCTAGCAGACCTTAGAAGAGAGAGTTCAGA
Coding sequences:
- a CDS encoding SAM-dependent methyltransferase: MSAGKVYIIPNIISDGTQEEVIPNQVRRAILDCDLFLVENIRTARRYISSLKLGLFIEDLKFELLDKNTSFEDCIDLLQPILEGKSAGIISESGCPGIADPGARLVHMAHQFGIECQPIVGPSSILLALMASGFNGQSFAFHGYLPIDKKERQQKIRALEKESKEKDQTQIFMDTPYRNEQLLGDILKVARKDTFLCVARDVTGQKEVVMTKSVIKWKLGEIALNKIPTIFLIYAN